The Peromyscus maniculatus bairdii isolate BWxNUB_F1_BW_parent chromosome 6, HU_Pman_BW_mat_3.1, whole genome shotgun sequence genome has a segment encoding these proteins:
- the Ttc24 gene encoding tetratricopeptide repeat protein 24 — protein sequence MLPGRTQDGRSSPVPEDSHLKLKPVPKPSNYRKKRETRNRLQQEADIQTLTRAGLRALKAGQTQEALGHFQKAFLLASKVPSTRDSPVLRACAFNLGAAYVETGDPATGLELLLRARPEGTSKGWCRGDQCFNVALAYHALGELTQALDWYRRALGHYQPQGDHGEAQAKMGACYQALGWPKQAADSLQEASRAFAQAGQLWDAALAQVAAVRCMLSSGQHGLSDVLQALEEARKLADADRSTDRRLLGPLYNDLGVGYFQLQLFPLAVEAFLQALPVCRQPAEQATVLQNLGMTYNVLGNHQEAQEFHQKAANLHGSVGQRLEQGRSFGGLAFSLSQLGDHRAASDSYLHALQAAQDTGDTKGQWQACEGLGAAAARLGQHDQALKYYKQALVQCQHEPGSVRERLVAKLADAMRTFLAQERLAQAPILPSAPGRLQAKWKASLVARTSARVQSSAGDAPDSSWEDDEPEEGHEEKETEGLVNMTASVGPQRQDRLGATVHLPSGGLSPNGVEHPVITAPPHQLQVSRPSTWTKEALRRNPQRMCTHSGFCTIM from the exons ATGCTGCCCGGTAGGACACAGGACGGAAG GTCTTCCCCTGTCCCCGAGGATAGCCACCTGAAGCTCAAGCCTGTGCCCAAACCTTCAAACtacaggaagaaaagggagacaaGGAATCGGCTGCAGCAAGAAGCCGACATCCAGACCCTCACCAGGGCTGGCCTCAGGGCCCTGAAGGCCGGGCAGACTCAGGAGGCCTTGGGCCACTTCCAGAAGGCCTTCTTGCTGGCCTCCAAGGTTCCATCCACCAGAGATAGCCCTGTTCTTCGAGCCTGTGCCTTCAACCTGGGGGCTGCCTACGTGGAGACTGGGGACCCGGCCACAGGACTTGAGCTACTTCTGAGAGCCCGTCCTGAAGGGACGTCCAAAGGCTGGTGTCGGGGTGACCAGTGCTTCAATGTAGCTTTGGCCTATCATGCCCTTGGTGAACTGACCCAAGCTTTGGACTGGTACCGCAGGGCTCTGGGCCATTACCAGCCACAGGGTGACCATGGGGAAGCGCAGGCAAAAATGGGAGCCTGCTACCAGGCCCTGGGATGGCCTAAGCAAGCAGCCGATAGTTTACAGGAAGCAAGCCGGGCCTTTGCCCAGGCAGGCCAGCTCTGGGATGCAGCCCTGGCCCaggtggctgcagtaagatgcatgCTGAGCAGCGGGCAGCATGGACTGAGTGATGTGCTGCAGGCCCTGGAGGAGGCCCGTAAGCTTGCCGATGCTGACCGGAGCACTGACCGCAGACTGCTGG GGCCGCTCTACAATGATCTGGGCGTGGGTTACTTCCAACTTCAACTCTTCCCTTTGGCAGTAGAGGCCTTCCTGCAGGCCCTGCCCGTGTGTCGACAGCcggcagagcaagccacagtgCTTCAAAACCTTGGAATGACCTACAACGTCCTGGGCAACCATCAGGAAGCCCAGGAGTTCCACCAGAAGGCTGCCAATCTGCATG GCTCTGTGGGCCAGCGGTTGGAGCAAGGGCGGAGCTTTGGTGGTCTGGCATTTTCACTGAGCCAGCTGGGGGACCACAGGGCTGCTTCGGACAGCTATTTGCATGCCCTGCAGGCTGCCCAAGACACTG GGGACACAAAGGGACAGTGGCAGGCCTGTGAGGGCCTTGGGGCGGCGGCAGCCAGACTGGGACAACATGACCAGGCCTTGAAATACTATAAGCAAGCGCTGGTTCAGTGTCAG CATGAACCAGGTTCTGTACGAGAGCGGCTTGTGGCCAAGCTGGCGGATGCCATGCGGACCTTCTTGGCTCAGGAGAGGCTAGCCCAGGCTCCTATCCTG ccCTCTGCTCCTGGAAGGCTCCAGGCCAAGTGGAAGGCCTCCCTGGTGGCAAGGACCTCTGCCAGGGTACAAAGCAGTGCAGGAGATGCCCCGGACAG TAGTTGGGAAGATGACGAACCAGAAGAGGGCCACGAGGAGAAAGAGACGGAGGGGCTGGTGAACATGACCGCTTCGGTAGGACCTCAGAGACAGGACC GCTTAGGAGCCACAGTTCACCTTCCATCTGGAGGCCTCAGTCCCAATGGAGTGGAGCACCCGGTCATCACAGCACCCCCCCACCAGCTCCAAGTCAGTAG GCCATCCACGTGGACCAAGGAAGCCCTCAGGAGGAACCCCCAGAGGATGTGCACCCACTCTGGCTTCTGCACGATCATGTGA